The region GCGAGGACCATACCGATGACGGCGCTGGAGACCGACGTACCGATCGAGCGCATCAGAGTGTTGAGGCCGTTGGCCGCGCCCGTCTCCGAGGCCGGGACGGAGCCGACGATCAGCGCGGGCAGCGAGGAGTAGGCGAGGCCGATGCCCGCGCCCAGGACCACCGAGATCACGATGGTCTGCCAGGCGGCGCTCATCAGCCCGAGGCCGGCGCCGTAGCCGATCGCGATGATCAGCATGCCGAGGATCAGGGTGACCTTGGGGCCGTACTTGGCGGAGATCCGGGCGTAGACCGGCGCGGTGAACATCATCGTCAGACCGAGCGGCGCCACGCACAGACCCGCGACCACCATCGACTGGCCGAGGCCGTAGCCGGTGGCCTTCGGCAGCTGGAGCAGCTGCGGCAGGACGAGCGAGACGACGTAGAAGGAGACGCCGACCATGATCGAGGCGAGGTTGGTGAAGAGCACCGAGCGGCGGGCGGTGGTGCGCAGGTCGACCAGCGGCGCCTTCACGCGCAGCTCCATGACGCCCCACAGGAGCAGGACGACGGCCGACGCGGCGAACAGGCCGAGCGTGGTGGTCGAGGTCCAGCCCCAGTCGCTGCCCTTGGTGATAGGCAGCAGGAAGAGGACGAGGCCCGCGGAGAGGCCCGCCGCGCCCAGCCCGTCGAAGGTGCCCTCGGCGCGCATCGGGGACTCCGGTACGGCGACGAGGGTCAGGACGATCGCGACGGCGCCGAGACCGGCGGCGAGGAAGAAGAGGGCGTGCCAGTCGGCGTGCTGCGCGACCAGGGCCGCGACGGGCAGCGCGAGTCCGCCGCCGACGCCGATGGAGGAGCTCATGAGGGCCATCGCCTCGCCGAGCTTCTCGCGGGGCAGCATGTCGCGCATCAGGCCGATGCCGAGCGGGATCGCGCCCATGGCGAAGCCCTGCAGGGCGCGGCCGACGATCATCACCAGCAGTTCGCTGGTGAAACCGGCTATGAGCGAGCCGACGACCATCACGGACAGGCTCGCGAGCAGCATCCGCCGCTTGCCGTAGAGGTCACCGAGCCGGCCCATGATCGGCGTGGCCACGGCTCCCGCGAGCAGCGTCGAGGTCATCACCCAGGTGGCGTTGCTGGGTGCGGTGCCCAGCAGCTCCGGCAGGTCCTTGATGACCGGAACGAGCAGGGTCTGCATCACCGCGACAACGATGCCCGCGAAGGCCAGTACCGGCACGATCGCGCCGCCGGGCCTCCGGGTGGGCTGGTCGGTCGTCGTGTGCGTCATTGCGTGAGGCCTCCAGGCCAAAAGAGAGAGGGAGGAAGGAGGAGAAGGGGGGTGGCGATTCCGTGCGGGAACGCGTGCGGGAGTGCGTGCGGGATACGTGCAAGAGGAACCCGGTGTGCCCGGGCAACTATTCCGATGCTTCGGCGTACTAACAAAATCTTGACCTTCCCATGAAGAACTGACCTGGCGTCAGACCTGGCGACCAACTGAAACGTGTTCTAGTCTGCGCGCCATGAAGGCCTACGTCGCCGGGGTCGGGATGACCAGGTTCGAGAAGCCCGAGACCCGTGATTGGCAGTACTGGGACATGGTGCGGGAGGCGGGGAGTGCCGCGCTCACGGACGCCGGGATCGCGTACGCCGAGGTGGAACAGGTTCCCGTCGGCTACTGCTTCCAGCCCTCGACCGCCGGCCAGCGCGCCGCGTACGAACTCGGCCTGACCGGCGTCCCCGTCTACAACGTCAACAACAACTGCGCCACCGGATCGAGCGCGCTGATGCTGGCCCGGCAGTTCGTCGAGGGCGGGGTCGCGGACTGCGTGCTCGCGCTGGGCTTCGAGAAGATGAAGCGCGGGGCGCTGGGGGGCGGTGCGGACGGGGGAGACTTCTCGACGTCCCCGGTGGCCCGCCACTACGGCGTCATGGCCGCCCGGCACGGCTTCGAGATGTCCCCGCCCACCGCGCAGATCTTCGGCGACGCGGCGCGCGAGCACATGGAGAAGTACGGCACCACCGAGGCGCAACTCGCCGCCGTCGGCGCCAAGAACCACCGCCACTCGGCGAACAATCCGTACGCCCAGTTCCAGGATGTGTACGGGGTCGACGAGATCCTCGCCGCCCGGGTGGTGCACCGGCCGCTGACGAAGCTCCAGTGCTCGCCCACCTCGGACGGTGCCGCCGCCGCGGTCGTCGTGTCCGAACGGTTCGTGGAACGCCATGGGCTGGCGGACAAGGCCGTCGAGATCGTCGCGCAGGCCATGACCACCGACACCGAGGAGTCCTTCGCGTCCGGTTCCTGCGTCGACGTCGTCGGACAGCCGATGTCGCGGGAGGCCGCGCGCCAGGTGTACGAGCGGTCGGGACTCGGCATCGACGACGTGGACGTCGTGGAACTGCACGACTGCTTCTCCATCAACGAGCTGCTGACGTACGAGGCGCTGGGAATGTGCGAGGAGGGGGAGTCCGGCAAGCTCGTCGAGTCGGGGGCCACGACGTACGGCGGGCGGTGGGTCGTGAACCCGTCCGGCGGGCTGATCTCCAAGGGGCATCCGCTGGGGGCGACCGGGATCGCCCAAGTGGCCGAGTTGGTGTGGCAGTTGAGGGGCGAGGCGGGGCCCCGGCAGGTGCCGGGCGCACGGGTCGGGCTCGCCCACAACATCGGGCTGGGCGGGGCGGCGGTGGTCACGCTGCTGCGGGCGGCGGGCTGATC is a window of Streptomyces mirabilis DNA encoding:
- a CDS encoding MFS transporter translates to MTHTTTDQPTRRPGGAIVPVLAFAGIVVAVMQTLLVPVIKDLPELLGTAPSNATWVMTSTLLAGAVATPIMGRLGDLYGKRRMLLASLSVMVVGSLIAGFTSELLVMIVGRALQGFAMGAIPLGIGLMRDMLPREKLGEAMALMSSSIGVGGGLALPVAALVAQHADWHALFFLAAGLGAVAIVLTLVAVPESPMRAEGTFDGLGAAGLSAGLVLFLLPITKGSDWGWTSTTTLGLFAASAVVLLLWGVMELRVKAPLVDLRTTARRSVLFTNLASIMVGVSFYVVSLVLPQLLQLPKATGYGLGQSMVVAGLCVAPLGLTMMFTAPVYARISAKYGPKVTLILGMLIIAIGYGAGLGLMSAAWQTIVISVVLGAGIGLAYSSLPALIVGSVPASETGAANGLNTLMRSIGTSVSSAVIGMVLANTAHNVGGVEVPTMHGFRVSFLIATGAVAIGLLFALLLPGRRPATKPQLRASSEEDAALERAQEVLRGFRGRVLDADGGTVARAKVTLIDRRGRQAGATLSEADGSYALAVPAEGAYVLAARAPGHGPLASSATHSGDDRPVELDLALPSETVAAQA
- a CDS encoding lipid-transfer protein, with the translated sequence MKAYVAGVGMTRFEKPETRDWQYWDMVREAGSAALTDAGIAYAEVEQVPVGYCFQPSTAGQRAAYELGLTGVPVYNVNNNCATGSSALMLARQFVEGGVADCVLALGFEKMKRGALGGGADGGDFSTSPVARHYGVMAARHGFEMSPPTAQIFGDAAREHMEKYGTTEAQLAAVGAKNHRHSANNPYAQFQDVYGVDEILAARVVHRPLTKLQCSPTSDGAAAAVVVSERFVERHGLADKAVEIVAQAMTTDTEESFASGSCVDVVGQPMSREAARQVYERSGLGIDDVDVVELHDCFSINELLTYEALGMCEEGESGKLVESGATTYGGRWVVNPSGGLISKGHPLGATGIAQVAELVWQLRGEAGPRQVPGARVGLAHNIGLGGAAVVTLLRAAG